The following are encoded in a window of Sphingobium sp. AP49 genomic DNA:
- a CDS encoding glycoside hydrolase family 3 N-terminal domain-containing protein, translating to MTLDRRDLLIRTLGGVLALGIPRGALAQADVARVDDLIAKMTLEEKAGQMTCLADSFRPFNPPNPAAGIQDEKSLADEIRKGRVGCLFNGIGVAGARRAQEIAVKNSRLGIPLLLAGDVIHGLKTIFPVPLGEASCFDPVLVEKTARVMAVEATAAGLHLTFAPMVDVARDQRWGRVVEGAGEDVYLTGLLSAARIRGFQGRDLRRDDSLLACPKHFAAYGAVAAGLEYGSVDISDETLRETHLPPFGAAFAAGALTTMAAFNEINGVPATADRELLTDILRGEMQFRGFVFSDYTADEELIAHGFAEDERDAARLAVLAGVDMSMQSGLYIRHIPDLVKSGAVPMATVDVAVRRILYVKTAMGLFDNPWRSLDEEVEKARIGTPAHHALAREAAARSVVLLKNDGVLPLDSAAGQKIALIGPFGEDTANLYGPWAFYGDPDKGVDIATGLRAAMPDPAKLTVELGCAVNGPINEGLARAVAAAKAADVVILAVGESQAMSGEAQSRTMIELPSSQQALADAIAATGKPVIVLLRHGRALALHDGVANAQALLATWFLGSETGHALADILFGKVDPSAKLPVSFPWESGQEPFFYDRKSTGRPTLDNGSTEYKARYATTDNSARFPFGHGLSYTDFELSDLKLSDAALRWDGAVEIVARLTNKGKRKGSEVVQLYIRDRVASRTRPIRELKRIQRVTLSPGDSTQVRFTLSRTDLEFVGAGNRRLAEPGLFDLWVGQSSTGGLHGQFTLYAAPPTASPAKG from the coding sequence ATGACTCTTGATCGCCGCGACCTTCTCATCCGCACCCTGGGCGGTGTCCTCGCCCTTGGCATTCCCCGCGGCGCGCTGGCGCAGGCCGACGTCGCCCGCGTCGATGACCTGATCGCGAAGATGACGCTGGAGGAAAAGGCGGGGCAGATGACCTGCCTGGCCGACAGCTTCCGCCCGTTCAATCCGCCCAACCCCGCGGCCGGCATCCAGGACGAAAAGAGTCTGGCCGACGAGATCCGCAAGGGCAGGGTCGGCTGCCTGTTCAATGGCATTGGCGTCGCCGGCGCGCGCCGCGCCCAGGAAATCGCGGTCAAGAACAGCCGTCTCGGCATTCCGCTTTTGCTGGCCGGCGACGTGATTCACGGCCTCAAGACCATCTTTCCCGTGCCATTGGGCGAAGCATCCTGTTTCGATCCCGTGCTGGTGGAAAAGACCGCGCGGGTCATGGCGGTGGAGGCGACGGCGGCCGGCCTGCACCTCACCTTCGCGCCGATGGTCGATGTCGCGCGCGACCAGCGCTGGGGCCGGGTGGTCGAGGGCGCGGGCGAGGATGTCTATCTGACCGGCCTGTTGTCGGCGGCACGCATCCGCGGCTTCCAGGGGCGCGACCTGCGCCGCGACGATTCGCTGCTCGCCTGTCCCAAGCATTTCGCCGCCTATGGCGCGGTGGCGGCGGGCCTGGAATATGGCAGCGTCGACATCAGCGACGAGACGCTGCGCGAGACCCATCTGCCGCCCTTCGGCGCCGCCTTTGCCGCCGGGGCGCTCACCACCATGGCCGCCTTTAACGAGATCAACGGCGTGCCCGCCACCGCCGACCGTGAATTGCTGACCGACATATTGCGCGGCGAGATGCAGTTTCGCGGCTTCGTCTTCTCCGACTATACCGCCGACGAGGAACTGATCGCCCATGGCTTTGCCGAGGATGAGCGCGACGCCGCCCGCCTCGCCGTGCTGGCCGGGGTCGACATGTCGATGCAGAGCGGCCTCTATATCCGCCACATCCCCGATCTGGTGAAGAGCGGCGCGGTGCCGATGGCGACGGTCGATGTCGCCGTGCGCCGCATCCTTTATGTGAAGACCGCGATGGGGCTGTTCGACAATCCCTGGCGCTCGCTCGACGAAGAGGTCGAAAAGGCGCGCATCGGCACGCCCGCCCATCATGCGCTGGCGCGCGAGGCGGCGGCGCGGTCGGTGGTGCTGCTCAAGAATGACGGGGTGCTGCCGCTCGATTCCGCCGCCGGGCAGAAGATTGCGCTGATCGGTCCGTTCGGCGAGGACACGGCCAATCTCTACGGCCCCTGGGCCTTTTACGGCGATCCCGACAAGGGCGTCGACATCGCCACCGGCCTGCGCGCGGCGATGCCCGATCCCGCGAAACTGACGGTCGAACTGGGCTGCGCGGTCAACGGTCCGATCAACGAGGGCCTCGCCCGCGCCGTCGCGGCGGCGAAGGCGGCGGACGTGGTGATTCTGGCTGTCGGCGAATCCCAGGCGATGTCGGGCGAGGCGCAGTCGCGCACGATGATCGAACTTCCATCCTCGCAACAGGCGCTGGCCGATGCGATCGCCGCCACCGGCAAGCCGGTGATCGTGCTGCTGCGCCATGGCCGCGCGCTCGCCCTGCATGACGGCGTCGCCAATGCCCAGGCCTTGCTCGCGACCTGGTTCCTGGGCTCGGAAACCGGCCATGCGCTGGCCGACATCCTGTTCGGCAAGGTCGATCCCTCGGCCAAGCTGCCGGTCAGCTTCCCCTGGGAAAGCGGGCAGGAGCCTTTCTTCTACGACCGCAAGTCGACCGGCCGGCCCACGCTCGACAATGGCAGTACCGAATATAAGGCGCGCTATGCCACCACCGACAACAGCGCGCGCTTCCCCTTTGGCCATGGCCTTAGCTACACCGATTTCGAACTCAGCGACCTCAAGCTCTCCGACGCCGCGCTGCGCTGGGACGGCGCGGTCGAGATCGTCGCGCGCCTTACCAACAAGGGCAAGCGCAAGGGCAGCGAGGTGGTACAGCTCTATATCCGCGACCGCGTCGCCAGCCGCACCCGCCCGATCCGCGAATTGAAGCGCATCCAGCGGGTTACCCTGTCGCCCGGCGATTCCACCCAGGTCCGCTTCACTTTGTCGCGCACCGACCTCGAATTTGT